A window from Chitinophaga filiformis encodes these proteins:
- a CDS encoding glutamate-5-semialdehyde dehydrogenase: protein MESIQPLLVQAQAATRSVKTLPDGQKQQLLLQLAGQIVAHTADIVAENKKDLDKMSDEDPKKDRLLLNASRIQQLADSLKDIAQLPDPANQLLLERTLANGLHLQKRTAPLGVVGVIYESRPNVTLDVAALCIKSGNVAVLRGGTDAFHTNIILVKLIREVLEAFGVDVNAVQLLPVDRALIGEMLTAVKYIDIIIPRGSQQLIDYVRANSKVPVIETGAGVCHTYVEKTADLEMASKVITNAKVSRPSVCNALDTVLVDEQVAPGLLRLLGDSLRDYDVEIFADEVSYNLLQALEYPYLIRATPADFGREFLDFKCSVKVVSGADEALQHIQEYSSKHSEAIISKDTAISERFLNEVDAAAVYVNASTRFTDGGVFGLGAEIGISTQKLHARGPFALEKLVTEKWFVRGDGQVR from the coding sequence ATGGAATCCATACAACCTTTACTGGTACAGGCACAGGCAGCTACACGTTCTGTGAAAACGTTGCCTGACGGGCAGAAGCAGCAACTATTGCTGCAACTGGCCGGCCAGATTGTAGCGCATACCGCTGATATTGTGGCGGAGAACAAAAAGGACCTGGACAAGATGTCTGACGAAGACCCCAAAAAAGACAGGTTATTACTGAATGCCAGCCGTATACAACAACTGGCCGACAGTCTGAAAGATATAGCGCAGTTACCCGATCCGGCTAACCAGCTGCTGCTGGAAAGGACCTTGGCCAATGGTTTACACCTGCAGAAACGTACCGCTCCCCTGGGCGTAGTGGGCGTGATCTATGAATCCCGCCCGAATGTAACGCTGGATGTTGCCGCCCTGTGTATCAAGTCCGGTAATGTAGCCGTACTCCGTGGCGGCACCGATGCCTTCCATACGAATATCATACTGGTAAAGCTGATCCGTGAAGTGCTGGAAGCGTTCGGGGTAGATGTGAATGCTGTGCAGTTATTGCCGGTAGACAGGGCCCTGATCGGTGAAATGCTGACAGCAGTAAAGTATATTGATATCATCATTCCCCGCGGTTCACAACAACTGATCGACTATGTACGCGCCAATTCCAAAGTGCCTGTGATCGAGACCGGCGCCGGTGTTTGCCATACCTATGTGGAAAAGACGGCAGACCTTGAAATGGCCAGCAAAGTGATCACCAATGCAAAAGTATCCCGCCCTTCCGTATGTAATGCGCTTGACACAGTATTGGTCGATGAACAGGTGGCCCCAGGGCTACTGCGCCTGCTGGGCGATTCCCTGCGGGATTATGATGTAGAGATCTTTGCCGATGAAGTATCGTACAACCTGCTGCAGGCACTGGAATACCCTTACCTGATACGCGCTACACCCGCCGATTTTGGGCGCGAGTTCCTGGACTTCAAATGTTCGGTAAAAGTGGTAAGCGGTGCAGACGAAGCCCTGCAGCATATCCAGGAGTATTCTTCCAAACACTCTGAAGCTATTATATCAAAAGATACTGCGATCAGTGAACGTTTCCTCAATGAAGTGGATGCTGCCGCCGTATATGTGAATGCCTCTACAAGATTTACAGATGGAGGGGTATTCGGATTAGGCGCTGAAATAGGCATCTCTACGCAGAAATTACATGCAAGAGGTCCTTTTGCATTAGAGAAACTCGTAACTGAAAAATGGTTTGTAAGAGGAGATGGGCAGGTTAGATAA
- a CDS encoding GH92 family glycosyl hydrolase, whose translation MGSRLATRLSLFTAFSICTQLSLQAQDKNLVQYVKPIIGTEKMGHTYPGATVPFGMVQLSPETDTLPYEMNGRYNPDVYKYCAGYQYVDKTITGFSHTHFSGTGHSDLGDFLIMPTTGKLYLNPGTASNPESGYRSTFSHDNEVAEADYYKVKLDKYNITAELTATNRVGFHQYTFADATDQAHIVLDLMAGIYNYGNKNVWTFVRVENDTLVTGYRQTNGWARTRVEYFAMSFSKPISHYGHQNYANDVYRGFWRKFDVAHDFPEMAGRNIRAWFDFKVQAGEKVKIKFALSPVSTEGALANLRAEIPGWDFEKVKQDGQAQWNKELHKITAQLNSNDEMINFYTAMYHAFLSPTTYMDVDGSYRGLDQNNHKAEGFTNYTTFSLWDTYRALHPLFNVIQPKRNADMIRSMLAHYDQSAQHMLPVWSHYANENWCMIGYHSVSLIADAIIKGNAPFDAEKALAACVTTARHRTYDGLGYYIDMGYVPEDKNSSSVSKTLEYAYDDWCIAQIAKKLGKQDIYDEFIKRSQNYRNVYDASIGYMRPRLNNGTFRAAFDPLKTDNQGFIEGNAWNYSLYVPQYPAELIALNGGKKRFSGHLDSLFTMHLPDEFFAETEDISRDGIIGNYVHGNEPSHHVAYLYNWTGEPWKTQERVRMILKKMYHPGADGLGGNDDCGQMSAWYIFTSLGFYPVCPGSDQYILGSPAVKEATIQLENGNTFTVEAPGQSDKNVYVQKVTLNGQPVLTNSISHADIMKGGRLVFQMGAKPKK comes from the coding sequence ATGGGCTCACGCTTGGCTACCCGTCTTTCCTTATTCACCGCATTTTCTATATGCACCCAGCTTTCCCTGCAGGCGCAGGACAAAAACCTGGTACAATACGTAAAACCCATTATCGGTACAGAAAAAATGGGGCATACCTATCCTGGCGCCACTGTTCCTTTCGGGATGGTGCAGTTAAGCCCGGAAACGGATACGCTCCCTTACGAGATGAATGGACGGTACAATCCGGATGTCTATAAATACTGTGCAGGATACCAGTATGTTGATAAAACCATCACAGGATTCAGCCATACACATTTCAGCGGTACCGGTCATTCGGACCTGGGCGATTTCCTGATCATGCCTACAACGGGTAAACTGTATCTGAACCCGGGCACTGCCAGCAATCCTGAGAGTGGATACCGTTCCACCTTTTCGCACGATAACGAGGTAGCTGAAGCAGATTACTACAAAGTAAAACTCGATAAATACAACATCACCGCCGAGCTGACCGCCACTAACAGGGTGGGCTTTCATCAGTACACTTTTGCAGACGCAACAGACCAGGCGCATATCGTACTCGATCTGATGGCGGGTATCTATAATTATGGCAATAAAAATGTGTGGACCTTTGTAAGGGTTGAAAATGACACACTGGTAACGGGTTATCGCCAGACTAACGGATGGGCGCGTACGAGAGTAGAGTATTTCGCGATGTCTTTCTCCAAACCTATCTCGCATTATGGTCATCAGAACTATGCCAATGATGTGTACAGAGGCTTCTGGCGTAAGTTCGACGTAGCGCACGACTTTCCTGAAATGGCAGGCCGCAATATCAGGGCCTGGTTCGATTTTAAAGTGCAGGCAGGAGAAAAGGTCAAGATCAAATTCGCATTGTCGCCGGTAAGTACGGAAGGTGCGCTGGCCAACCTGCGTGCTGAGATACCGGGATGGGATTTTGAAAAAGTAAAACAGGACGGACAGGCGCAGTGGAACAAAGAACTGCATAAGATCACGGCACAGCTGAACAGCAACGATGAGATGATCAACTTCTATACTGCCATGTATCATGCTTTCCTGAGCCCGACCACTTACATGGACGTTGATGGCAGCTACCGTGGCCTGGACCAGAACAATCACAAAGCGGAAGGATTTACCAACTATACCACTTTCTCCCTGTGGGATACCTACAGGGCATTGCATCCATTATTCAACGTGATACAGCCTAAACGTAATGCCGACATGATCCGGTCCATGCTGGCACATTACGATCAGAGCGCACAACATATGCTGCCTGTATGGTCGCATTACGCAAACGAGAACTGGTGCATGATCGGTTATCACAGCGTATCGCTCATTGCTGATGCGATCATTAAGGGCAATGCCCCATTTGATGCGGAGAAGGCACTGGCAGCCTGCGTAACAACTGCCAGGCACCGCACTTACGATGGCCTGGGTTACTATATAGATATGGGTTATGTGCCGGAAGATAAAAACAGCTCTTCTGTATCCAAAACGCTGGAATATGCTTATGACGACTGGTGTATAGCACAGATCGCAAAGAAACTGGGCAAACAGGATATCTATGATGAATTCATCAAACGTTCCCAGAACTACCGCAATGTGTACGACGCAAGTATTGGTTATATGCGCCCGCGCCTGAACAACGGAACATTCCGTGCGGCATTTGATCCGTTGAAAACAGATAACCAGGGCTTTATTGAAGGCAATGCATGGAATTACAGCCTGTATGTGCCACAATATCCTGCCGAGCTGATTGCGCTCAACGGCGGTAAGAAGAGATTTTCCGGCCACCTGGACAGCCTGTTCACGATGCACCTGCCGGATGAATTCTTTGCTGAAACTGAGGACATCAGCCGCGATGGTATCATTGGCAATTATGTACATGGAAATGAACCATCCCATCACGTAGCTTATCTCTACAACTGGACAGGCGAGCCATGGAAAACACAGGAAAGGGTACGTATGATCCTGAAGAAAATGTACCACCCGGGTGCGGATGGCCTGGGAGGAAATGATGACTGCGGCCAGATGAGCGCCTGGTATATATTCACCTCGCTGGGCTTTTACCCGGTATGCCCGGGGTCTGATCAGTACATACTGGGAAGCCCGGCAGTAAAAGAAGCCACTATCCAGCTGGAGAACGGCAATACTTTCACTGTGGAGGCGCCTGGCCAGAGCGATAAGAATGTGTATGTGCAGAAAGTAACGCTGAACGGACAACCAGTGCTGACCAACAGCATCAGTCATGCAGATATCATGAAAGGAGGCCGCCTGGTGTTCCAGATGGGAGCGAAACCAAAGAAATAA
- a CDS encoding glycoside hydrolase family 9 protein, whose translation MKKLLLLVLSAFFSLPLLADWIRINQLGYAPHSCKVAVWCNKEQDTLKYFELVNARTGQVVFKHAAGRAAGAYGPFRQTSRLDFSSFTKTGQYYLQAGGAKSPVFSISDTVYKGTADFCLRYMRQQRNGFNPFLKDSCHTHDGFPVYGPDSVFVPVSGGWHDASDYLQYVTTSANATWHLLAAYRDFPKVFTDSLQANGLSGNNGIADVLDEAKWGLDWLVKMNPQDDRMYNQVGDDRDHQGMRIPRQDTNFYGRGLERPVYFCTGAPQGLLKYKNRSTGIASTAGKFSSCFALGTQLFAGLQSSYAATLRHKAKAAYELGMQHPGVCQTAPGRSPYFYEEDNWTDDMELAAASMGGPYLTDARTFARQEPVTPWLGQDTARHYQWYPFINPGHAELARLSKGAQRDTLMRYYKEGIERVWHKASQNAFYRGIPFIWCSNNLTVAFAIQCYWYRQLSGDDTYIQLEQACFDWIFGCNPWGTAMVYGLPQHGDTPADPHSSFTHLKQYPIDGGLVDGPVYTNIFRNLIGIQLQEADEYAEFQSDLAVYHDDYGDYSTNEPTMDGTAVLIYLLAAQENAAMSKGYTITQGGITRMDSSRKEIALVFTGDEFGEGLPHINNVLQQQQVKGSFFFTGNFYGNTRFQQPVKQLYANGHYLGPHSDKHLLYCDWQQRDSLLVSQQQFTADMQANLSKMQQLGIDTAKVHTYIPPYEWWNNSIAAWSAKMGLQIVCFTPGTGSNADYTYPQMGASYKSSEAILQSVKAFERNRPAKLNGVILLIHAGTDARRKDKFYLQLNTLIRYLKQQGYSFKKVDELVI comes from the coding sequence ATGAAAAAGCTGCTCCTGCTGGTATTGTCCGCATTTTTCAGCCTTCCCCTTCTCGCAGACTGGATACGCATTAACCAGCTCGGTTATGCGCCGCACAGCTGCAAGGTGGCAGTATGGTGCAATAAAGAACAAGATACATTAAAATATTTTGAACTGGTCAATGCCCGAACAGGCCAGGTAGTATTCAAACACGCTGCAGGCAGGGCCGCAGGGGCTTACGGACCTTTCCGGCAAACGAGCAGGCTGGATTTTTCTTCCTTTACGAAGACCGGACAATATTATTTACAGGCAGGTGGGGCGAAGTCGCCCGTATTCTCCATCAGCGATACAGTATATAAAGGCACTGCTGACTTCTGCCTGCGATATATGCGTCAGCAGCGGAATGGCTTCAATCCCTTCCTGAAAGATTCCTGCCATACGCATGACGGCTTTCCGGTATATGGACCCGACAGCGTTTTTGTGCCGGTTTCGGGCGGATGGCATGATGCATCAGACTACCTGCAATATGTCACCACTTCCGCCAATGCCACCTGGCACCTGCTGGCAGCCTACCGCGACTTCCCAAAGGTGTTTACAGACTCATTACAGGCCAATGGACTGTCTGGCAACAATGGCATTGCCGACGTACTGGATGAGGCAAAATGGGGCCTGGATTGGCTCGTAAAAATGAATCCACAGGACGACAGGATGTATAACCAGGTAGGCGACGACCGTGATCACCAGGGCATGCGTATTCCCCGGCAGGATACTAATTTCTATGGCCGCGGATTGGAGCGCCCTGTATATTTCTGTACAGGTGCACCGCAGGGTTTATTGAAGTATAAGAACCGCAGCACAGGCATCGCCTCTACCGCAGGAAAATTCAGCAGCTGCTTTGCATTGGGTACCCAGTTGTTTGCAGGTTTGCAGTCATCTTATGCAGCTACATTGAGGCATAAGGCGAAGGCCGCCTATGAACTGGGCATGCAGCATCCGGGCGTTTGCCAGACGGCGCCCGGCCGTTCGCCTTATTTTTATGAAGAAGATAACTGGACGGATGATATGGAACTGGCAGCGGCCTCCATGGGTGGTCCGTATCTCACTGATGCCCGGACCTTTGCCAGACAGGAACCTGTTACGCCCTGGCTCGGACAGGATACTGCCCGCCACTATCAATGGTATCCGTTCATCAATCCAGGGCATGCGGAACTGGCCAGGTTATCAAAAGGTGCACAAAGGGACACATTGATGCGTTACTATAAGGAAGGTATAGAGCGTGTATGGCATAAGGCTTCGCAGAATGCTTTCTACCGGGGTATTCCTTTTATATGGTGCAGCAACAATCTCACGGTAGCCTTTGCCATCCAGTGTTACTGGTACCGGCAACTAAGCGGGGATGATACTTACATACAACTGGAACAGGCCTGTTTTGACTGGATCTTCGGCTGCAATCCCTGGGGTACTGCTATGGTATATGGCCTGCCACAACATGGCGATACGCCCGCTGATCCTCACTCCTCCTTCACTCACCTGAAACAGTACCCTATAGACGGTGGCCTGGTAGACGGACCTGTGTATACCAATATCTTCAGGAACCTGATCGGCATACAGCTACAGGAGGCTGACGAATATGCCGAGTTCCAGAGCGACCTGGCCGTATATCATGACGATTATGGCGACTACAGTACCAACGAACCTACCATGGACGGAACAGCGGTATTGATCTATCTCCTGGCGGCGCAGGAAAATGCGGCGATGTCGAAAGGATATACCATTACACAGGGAGGCATCACAAGAATGGACAGCAGCAGGAAGGAGATAGCACTGGTGTTTACGGGAGATGAATTCGGCGAAGGCCTGCCACATATTAACAATGTACTGCAACAACAACAGGTGAAAGGATCGTTTTTCTTTACGGGCAATTTTTATGGCAATACCCGTTTTCAGCAACCTGTCAAACAGCTATATGCCAATGGCCATTACTTAGGGCCGCATTCTGACAAGCATCTGCTGTACTGCGACTGGCAACAGCGGGACAGCCTGCTCGTTTCACAACAACAATTCACTGCAGACATGCAGGCGAACCTTTCTAAAATGCAGCAACTGGGCATCGATACGGCAAAGGTGCATACCTATATTCCACCTTATGAATGGTGGAACAATAGCATTGCTGCATGGTCAGCAAAGATGGGATTGCAGATCGTTTGTTTTACGCCGGGTACCGGCAGTAATGCAGATTATACATATCCGCAAATGGGTGCATCTTACAAAAGCAGCGAAGCGATACTGCAATCTGTAAAAGCATTTGAGAGGAACAGACCAGCAAAGCTGAATGGTGTAATATTGCTGATCCATGCAGGAACAGACGCCAGAAGAAAGGACAAATTCTATCTGCAGTTAAATACCCTGATCAGGTACCTGAAGCAACAGGGTTATAGTTTTAAAAAGGTAGATGAGCTGGTTATCTAA
- the proB gene encoding glutamate 5-kinase, translating to MTKPILVIKFGTASITHENGELDETIVASIARQVADLKEEYNIVLVSSGAVAAGKKYLKHYGGTMSERKAAAAIGNPLLLSKYARYFSPYDIAIAQSLCERRHFSNRAQFLQLKKTYEELWASGVIPVANENDVVSDLELKFSDNDELATLIAVGFGASMLLFSTSVGGVLDRQGNVVPQIDAIDESVLSLADTKKSSLGLGGMVSKLTFARLATRMGIRVVIFGIHTPDGILNAIAGKTGTLCLPQPCSMPARKKWLASGSLVTGRVLVDEGALTALQKRRSLLAVGVLTVLERFEGGEVFEIVDEEHNVIAVARAKVSSDLLSEDGKTQNLEIAHADDIVLL from the coding sequence GTGACAAAACCGATATTAGTAATAAAATTTGGGACAGCCTCCATCACACACGAGAACGGGGAGCTGGATGAAACAATAGTAGCCTCCATCGCCAGGCAGGTAGCAGATCTGAAAGAAGAATATAATATCGTACTGGTATCGTCAGGAGCGGTTGCTGCAGGTAAGAAATACCTGAAACATTACGGTGGCACTATGAGTGAGCGTAAGGCGGCAGCAGCCATCGGCAACCCTTTGCTGCTCAGCAAGTACGCCCGGTATTTTTCCCCCTACGACATTGCCATTGCGCAAAGCCTTTGTGAACGCAGGCATTTCAGTAACAGGGCGCAGTTCCTGCAACTGAAAAAAACATATGAAGAGCTCTGGGCCAGCGGCGTGATACCCGTAGCTAATGAGAACGACGTGGTGAGCGATCTGGAGCTGAAATTCTCCGACAACGATGAACTGGCCACCCTGATAGCCGTAGGTTTCGGCGCTTCCATGCTGTTGTTCAGCACTTCCGTAGGTGGTGTACTGGACAGGCAGGGCAATGTGGTACCGCAGATAGACGCCATCGACGAATCTGTATTGTCACTGGCAGATACTAAAAAATCCAGCCTGGGACTGGGAGGAATGGTGTCCAAGCTGACCTTCGCCCGCCTCGCTACCCGCATGGGTATTAGGGTGGTGATATTCGGTATACACACTCCTGATGGCATTCTGAATGCCATCGCCGGAAAAACAGGTACCTTGTGCCTGCCGCAGCCATGCAGTATGCCGGCCCGTAAGAAGTGGCTGGCCAGCGGTAGCCTGGTAACCGGCAGGGTACTGGTTGACGAGGGTGCGCTGACAGCACTGCAGAAAAGACGTAGCTTGCTGGCAGTGGGCGTACTGACCGTGCTGGAAAGATTTGAAGGTGGCGAGGTATTCGAGATCGTCGACGAGGAACATAATGTGATCGCCGTGGCACGCGCCAAGGTCTCTTCCGACCTCCTGTCGGAAGACGGTAAAACGCAGAACCTGGAAATTGCGCACGCCGATGATATTGTGCTCCTGTAA